From a single Rickettsia endosymbiont of Cantharis rufa genomic region:
- the rpoB gene encoding DNA-directed RNA polymerase subunit beta — MVSLRDNIEAQPLSHNRRIRKNFGHINLVADIPNLIEIQKNSYEKNFLQLNIKDSERKNKGLQSILNSIFPISDSSNIANLEFVKYEFDTPKYDVEECSHRSLSYAAPLKVTLRLSIWDMDEDTGTREIKGIKEQEVYMGDIPLMTKNGTFIINGTERVVVSQMHRSPGVFFYHDEGKVHSSGKLLYSARVIPYRGSWLDLEFDAKDVIYFRIDRKRKLYATTLLRAIGMGTEEIIKFYYNSVTYKLVKNKGWAVKFIPQHISAHRLTSDLVDADTGNILLKAGQKITTRLAKKYFGEGLNNILVAHETLIGKYLSEDLRDPASDEILAKIGEMITADMLNVINDLKIKNVNVLVINPQSGPYIRNTLFADKNQDREAALCDIFRVLRPGEPANIEAAESLFYNLFFDAERYDLSEVGRIKMNPRLELNISEEVTVLTIDDIKNIVRVLVELKDGKGIIDDIDHLGNRRVRSVGELIENQFRIGLVRMEKSVIERMSAGDVDTVMPHDLVNSKILVSVVKEFFSTSQLSQFMDQTNPLSEITHKRRLSALGPGGLSRDRAGFEVRDVHPTHYGRICPIETPEGQNIGLINSMATYARINKHGFIESPYRKVKDGRVTDEVVYLSAIEEGRYKIGQANSKIDKDGVLQGEFINCRVEGGNFVMAEPHEVDFIDVTPMQVVSVAASLIPFLENDDANRALMGSNMQRQAVPLIKTDAPFVGTGVEGVVAKDSGASVLALHDGIVEQIDSNRIVIRTLEQKVDGSPSVDIYNLLKFQKSNHNTCINQKPLVKVGHYVKKNDIIADGPSTDNGEIALGRNVLVAFLPWNGYNFEDSILISERIVKEDVFTSIHIEEFEVIARDTRLGPEEITRDIPNVSEEALRHLDEVGIIYVGAEVKAGDILVGKVTPKSESPITPEEKLLRAIFGEKAFDVKDSSLHVPSGVSGTVVEVRVFSRRGVEKDQRAIAIEKQQIEKLAKDREDELEIIEHFVFSWLEKLLVGQVIINGPKQVKVGQTITNETLKGLSKGQFWQFTVEDANVMNEIERVKTHYDEKKYTLDKRFATKVEKLQSGDDLPQGALKVVKVFIATKHKLQPGDKMAGRHGNKGVISRILPEEDMPFLENGRVVDIILNPLGLPSRMNIGQILETHLGWASINLAKKISELVKEYQNKQIGIEQIKKFLIELYGEDINPILERSEEEIISFCKKVDKGVHFATPVFDGAKVQDVKDMLKLAGQDPSGQVKLIDGRTGEYFDRLVTVGQKYLLKLHHLVDNKIHSRSIGPYSLVTQQPLGGKSHFGGQRFGEMECWALQAYGAAYTLQEMLTVKSDDVNGRIKTYDSIVRGENNFESGIPESFNVMIKEFRSLCLNVKLEVTSS, encoded by the coding sequence ATGGTTTCATTAAGGGATAATATAGAAGCACAACCCTTGTCACATAATAGAAGAATAAGAAAAAATTTCGGTCACATAAATTTAGTAGCAGATATACCGAATTTGATTGAAATTCAAAAAAATTCATATGAAAAAAACTTTCTACAACTAAATATTAAAGATTCTGAAAGAAAAAACAAAGGTTTACAATCTATATTAAACTCAATTTTTCCTATTTCAGATTCCTCTAATATTGCTAATTTAGAATTTGTAAAATATGAATTCGATACTCCAAAATATGATGTAGAAGAGTGTAGTCACAGAAGTTTAAGTTATGCCGCCCCCCTTAAAGTTACCTTAAGATTAAGTATTTGGGATATGGATGAGGATACCGGTACTAGAGAAATTAAAGGTATTAAAGAGCAAGAAGTATATATGGGTGATATCCCATTAATGACTAAAAACGGTACTTTTATTATCAACGGTACGGAAAGAGTAGTTGTATCACAAATGCATCGCTCACCAGGTGTATTCTTTTATCATGATGAAGGAAAAGTCCACTCTTCTGGCAAACTTTTATATTCTGCTCGTGTTATTCCATATAGAGGGTCTTGGCTTGATTTAGAGTTTGACGCTAAGGATGTTATTTATTTCAGAATTGATAGAAAAAGAAAGCTTTATGCTACTACTTTGCTTAGAGCTATAGGTATGGGTACTGAAGAAATTATAAAATTTTACTATAATTCAGTAACTTATAAGCTTGTTAAAAATAAAGGGTGGGCGGTTAAATTTATACCTCAGCATATTAGTGCTCATCGTTTAACAAGTGATTTAGTAGATGCAGATACCGGAAATATTTTACTGAAAGCAGGGCAAAAAATTACCACACGTTTGGCTAAAAAATATTTTGGAGAAGGGCTTAATAATATTTTAGTAGCTCATGAAACTTTAATCGGCAAATATCTATCCGAAGATTTAAGAGATCCTGCAAGTGATGAAATATTAGCAAAAATCGGCGAAATGATTACTGCTGATATGCTAAATGTTATTAATGATCTTAAAATTAAAAATGTTAACGTATTAGTGATCAATCCTCAATCTGGTCCATATATAAGAAACACCTTATTTGCTGATAAAAACCAGGACCGCGAGGCAGCATTATGCGACATTTTCAGAGTTCTAAGACCAGGCGAACCTGCTAATATTGAAGCAGCCGAAAGTCTGTTTTATAATTTATTTTTTGATGCAGAAAGATATGATCTTTCGGAAGTCGGGCGAATAAAAATGAATCCTAGGTTAGAGCTGAATATTTCTGAAGAAGTTACAGTTTTAACAATTGATGATATTAAAAATATCGTAAGAGTTTTAGTAGAGCTTAAAGACGGTAAAGGTATCATAGATGATATTGATCATTTAGGTAATAGAAGGGTTAGATCGGTAGGTGAATTGATAGAAAATCAATTTAGAATAGGTTTAGTCCGAATGGAAAAATCCGTAATTGAAAGGATGTCGGCAGGTGATGTTGATACCGTAATGCCTCATGATTTAGTAAATTCTAAAATTTTAGTTTCGGTAGTAAAAGAATTTTTTAGTACTTCGCAATTATCGCAGTTTATGGATCAAACAAATCCATTATCAGAAATAACTCATAAAAGAAGGTTATCGGCCCTCGGTCCGGGAGGTCTTAGTCGAGATCGAGCAGGTTTTGAGGTGCGTGACGTACACCCGACTCACTATGGTCGTATTTGTCCTATTGAAACACCTGAAGGTCAGAATATCGGGTTAATTAACTCTATGGCTACTTATGCTAGGATAAATAAACACGGTTTTATAGAGAGTCCATATAGAAAAGTTAAGGATGGGCGTGTAACTGATGAAGTGGTATATCTTTCTGCTATTGAAGAAGGTAGATACAAAATCGGACAAGCAAACTCTAAAATTGACAAAGATGGAGTATTACAAGGGGAGTTTATTAATTGCCGAGTTGAAGGTGGTAATTTTGTAATGGCAGAGCCGCATGAGGTGGACTTCATTGATGTAACCCCTATGCAGGTAGTATCGGTTGCGGCTTCTCTAATACCTTTCTTAGAAAATGATGATGCTAACCGTGCTTTGATGGGCTCAAACATGCAAAGACAGGCAGTTCCCTTAATTAAAACGGATGCACCTTTTGTAGGTACCGGAGTTGAAGGGGTGGTAGCTAAAGATTCCGGAGCATCGGTACTTGCGTTACATGACGGTATTGTTGAGCAAATAGATTCAAATAGAATCGTAATTAGAACTCTAGAACAAAAAGTTGACGGTTCTCCTTCGGTTGATATTTATAATTTATTAAAATTCCAAAAATCTAATCATAATACTTGTATAAATCAAAAACCTTTAGTTAAGGTTGGTCATTACGTTAAGAAAAACGATATTATAGCTGACGGTCCTAGTACGGACAACGGTGAAATTGCTTTAGGTAGAAACGTGCTTGTGGCTTTCTTACCTTGGAATGGTTATAATTTTGAAGATTCAATTTTAATATCCGAGCGTATAGTAAAAGAAGATGTATTTACATCTATTCATATTGAAGAGTTTGAAGTAATAGCTAGAGATACACGTCTTGGTCCTGAAGAAATTACTCGTGATATACCGAATGTAAGTGAAGAAGCGTTGCGTCATCTTGATGAGGTCGGAATAATTTATGTAGGTGCAGAAGTAAAAGCCGGCGATATTTTAGTCGGAAAAGTAACGCCGAAAAGCGAGTCACCTATTACTCCTGAAGAAAAATTATTGCGTGCTATTTTTGGAGAAAAAGCTTTTGACGTGAAAGATTCATCTTTGCATGTGCCTTCTGGAGTTAGCGGAACTGTGGTAGAAGTAAGGGTATTTTCTCGTAGAGGTGTAGAAAAAGACCAGCGAGCTATTGCTATTGAAAAACAGCAAATTGAAAAATTAGCAAAAGACAGAGAGGATGAATTAGAAATTATTGAACATTTTGTGTTTAGTTGGCTTGAAAAACTTTTAGTAGGGCAAGTGATTATTAACGGTCCTAAGCAAGTAAAAGTCGGACAAACAATTACTAACGAAACGCTGAAAGGTTTATCTAAAGGGCAATTTTGGCAGTTTACTGTGGAAGATGCAAATGTAATGAATGAAATAGAGCGGGTTAAGACTCATTATGATGAGAAAAAATATACTCTCGATAAAAGATTCGCCACTAAGGTAGAGAAATTGCAAAGTGGTGATGATTTACCTCAGGGAGCTTTAAAAGTAGTAAAAGTATTTATCGCAACTAAGCATAAATTACAACCAGGTGATAAAATGGCAGGAAGACACGGAAATAAAGGTGTTATTTCACGTATCTTGCCTGAAGAAGATATGCCATTTTTAGAAAATGGAAGAGTAGTAGATATCATTCTTAACCCCCTTGGCCTTCCGTCCCGTATGAATATAGGACAGATTTTAGAAACACATCTTGGGTGGGCATCAATAAATTTAGCAAAAAAAATATCCGAATTAGTCAAGGAATATCAAAATAAACAGATCGGTATTGAGCAGATTAAGAAGTTCTTAATTGAGCTGTACGGGGAAGATATTAATCCTATACTTGAAAGATCAGAAGAGGAGATTATCTCTTTCTGTAAGAAAGTAGATAAAGGCGTACATTTTGCAACTCCTGTATTTGACGGAGCAAAAGTTCAGGATGTTAAAGATATGCTAAAACTTGCCGGTCAAGATCCTTCAGGACAAGTAAAATTAATTGACGGTAGAACTGGTGAATATTTTGATCGTCTAGTAACCGTCGGACAGAAATATTTGCTGAAATTGCATCATTTAGTCGATAATAAAATTCACTCCCGTTCTATAGGACCTTATAGCTTAGTAACACAGCAACCGCTTGGAGGTAAATCTCATTTTGGTGGACAGCGTTTTGGGGAAATGGAATGCTGGGCTCTGCAAGCTTACGGTGCAGCTTATACTTTACAAGAGATGTTAACGGTTAAGTCAGATGACGTAAACGGTAGAATTAAAACTTATGATTCTATAGTGCGCGGTGAAAATAATTTTGAATCAGGTATTCCTGAGTCATTTAATGTTATGATAAAAGAGTTTAGATCTTTATGTCTTAACGTAAAACTTGAAGTGACTTCGAGTTAA
- the rplL gene encoding 50S ribosomal protein L7/L12 — protein sequence MADLAKIEEQLSSLTLMQAAELVKMLEEKWDVSAVAPVAVAATHAAPAAEAAAEKTEFEVVLAAVGDKKVEVIKVVKDITGLGLIEAKKLVDEAPKPIKSNVKKAEAEEIKGKLEVAGAKVELK from the coding sequence ATGGCAGATTTAGCTAAAATTGAAGAACAATTATCATCATTAACATTAATGCAAGCAGCTGAGCTTGTGAAAATGCTAGAAGAAAAATGGGATGTATCTGCAGTAGCACCTGTAGCAGTAGCAGCGACTCATGCGGCTCCTGCGGCTGAAGCAGCTGCTGAAAAAACCGAATTTGAAGTAGTTTTAGCGGCTGTAGGTGACAAGAAAGTTGAAGTAATTAAAGTTGTAAAAGATATCACAGGTCTTGGTTTAATTGAAGCTAAGAAATTAGTTGATGAAGCTCCAAAGCCGATTAAAAGCAATGTGAAAAAAGCAGAAGCAGAAGAAATCAAAGGTAAGTTAGAAGTTGCCGGAGCAAAAGTTGAATTAAAATAA
- the rplJ gene encoding 50S ribosomal protein L10, giving the protein MLRSEKPVAVKEIVNIYKESPSVIITHYHGLTVSQVSSLRELLKSKEAGFKVVKNTLAKIAANQTGLDNIANLFAGPTAIAYSKEPVEMAKLVVNFAKANDNLKIIGGIVDNHVLDEHSIKELSKLPSLNELRGKIVWLLQAPATKVVGVLQAPSSSMARVIQAHASKN; this is encoded by the coding sequence GTGTTAAGATCAGAAAAACCAGTAGCAGTAAAGGAGATTGTAAATATTTATAAAGAATCGCCATCTGTAATTATTACTCATTATCACGGGTTAACCGTTAGTCAAGTGAGTTCGCTTAGAGAATTACTTAAGTCTAAAGAAGCAGGTTTTAAAGTAGTTAAAAATACTTTAGCAAAAATAGCTGCAAATCAAACAGGGCTTGATAATATTGCTAATTTATTTGCAGGTCCTACTGCTATTGCTTATTCTAAAGAACCGGTTGAGATGGCAAAATTAGTAGTTAATTTTGCTAAGGCTAATGATAATCTTAAGATTATTGGTGGAATAGTCGATAATCACGTGTTAGATGAGCATTCAATAAAAGAACTTTCTAAGCTACCTTCACTTAACGAGCTTAGAGGTAAAATTGTTTGGTTATTACAAGCACCGGCTACTAAGGTTGTAGGTGTTTTACAAGCCCCGTCTTCGAGTATGGCGAGAGTAATACAAGCGCATGCTAGTAAAAATTAA
- the rplA gene encoding 50S ribosomal protein L1, producing the protein MSNKKDVAVKISGGKRIREAREKVKSDALYNLTNAIERLKSASYVKFDPTLEIVMKLGIDPRHSDQMVRGVVNLPAGTGKTVRVAVICKEEREEEAKSAGADLVGSTNIIDEIKIGKINFDVCIATPDMMVAIGSVARILGPKGLMPNPKLGTVTLDIKNAIKNAKSGQVEYRAEKAGIIHAGLGKLSFPDQDLLKNLNTFIEAVVKAKPVGLKGSYLKAMYLSSTMGVSVQIDLTSIA; encoded by the coding sequence ATGTCAAATAAGAAAGATGTTGCTGTAAAAATTAGCGGCGGTAAAAGAATAAGAGAAGCTAGAGAAAAAGTAAAATCAGATGCTTTATATAATTTAACAAATGCAATTGAGCGATTAAAATCAGCATCATATGTTAAATTTGATCCAACCTTAGAAATAGTTATGAAGCTTGGAATTGATCCTAGGCATTCTGATCAAATGGTACGCGGTGTAGTTAATTTACCTGCCGGTACAGGCAAAACCGTAAGAGTTGCCGTTATTTGTAAAGAAGAAAGAGAAGAAGAGGCTAAAAGTGCTGGAGCAGATTTAGTAGGTTCGACAAATATCATTGATGAAATTAAAATAGGAAAAATTAATTTTGATGTATGTATAGCCACTCCTGATATGATGGTAGCTATAGGTTCAGTTGCAAGAATTTTAGGGCCAAAAGGTTTAATGCCTAACCCTAAACTTGGTACCGTAACTTTAGATATTAAAAATGCTATTAAAAATGCTAAAAGCGGTCAGGTAGAATATAGAGCAGAGAAAGCAGGTATAATTCATGCAGGGCTTGGAAAATTATCTTTCCCAGACCAAGATTTATTAAAAAATTTAAATACGTTTATTGAAGCAGTAGTTAAAGCAAAACCTGTCGGATTAAAAGGAAGTTATTTAAAAGCAATGTATTTATCTTCTACTATGGGAGTATCGGTACAAATAGATTTAACTAGTATAGCATAA
- the rplK gene encoding 50S ribosomal protein L11 — MSQKAIKGYINLIIPAGGATPAPPIGPALGQRKVNIKTFCDEFNNSTSSMEKGVPLPTVITVYEDSSFSFKIKTPPASYFLKKYAKITKGSSATKKEAVVGKVTMDDCREIAKLKIPDLNTKNIEAATKIICGSAASMGLEVVGN; from the coding sequence ATGTCGCAGAAAGCAATAAAAGGTTATATTAATTTAATCATTCCGGCTGGCGGAGCTACTCCCGCTCCTCCTATAGGACCGGCACTTGGACAAAGAAAAGTTAATATTAAAACATTTTGTGATGAGTTTAATAATAGTACGAGTAGTATGGAAAAAGGAGTGCCTTTGCCCACTGTAATTACTGTTTATGAAGATAGTAGCTTTTCTTTTAAAATAAAAACCCCGCCGGCATCTTACTTTTTAAAGAAGTATGCTAAAATTACTAAAGGTTCTAGTGCGACTAAAAAAGAAGCCGTAGTAGGTAAAGTTACTATGGATGATTGCCGTGAAATTGCAAAGTTAAAAATACCTGATTTAAATACAAAAAATATTGAAGCAGCAACAAAAATTATTTGTGGTAGTGCTGCATCTATGGGACTTGAAGTGGTAGGAAATTAA
- the nusG gene encoding transcription termination/antitermination protein NusG, with amino-acid sequence MTEQSIDNILPPSEKSVKQWYVVHTASGVEKRIKEDMLRKIAKQKMVDFFEDILIPVFGVSEVKRGKNVKVEKKLMPSYILIKMNMTDKSWHLVKNIPGVTGFLGSKTTPKALTESEIQNIFNNLEAEAKEAKNSKLYEVGEIVTVTDGPFETFIGTVEEIDQEKNRLKVSVSIFGKATPIELNFNQVKKND; translated from the coding sequence GTGACAGAACAGAGTATAGATAATATATTGCCTCCTTCTGAAAAAAGTGTAAAGCAGTGGTATGTAGTACATACGGCATCAGGAGTAGAGAAACGCATAAAAGAAGATATGCTTAGAAAAATCGCTAAGCAGAAGATGGTGGATTTTTTTGAAGATATATTAATACCAGTTTTTGGAGTTTCTGAAGTTAAACGAGGTAAAAATGTCAAGGTAGAAAAAAAACTAATGCCGAGTTATATCTTGATAAAGATGAATATGACTGATAAATCCTGGCATTTGGTAAAAAATATACCTGGAGTAACCGGCTTTTTAGGAAGCAAAACCACACCAAAAGCTCTTACAGAAAGCGAAATACAAAATATTTTTAATAATTTGGAAGCAGAAGCTAAAGAAGCAAAAAATTCTAAATTGTATGAAGTTGGTGAAATAGTGACTGTTACAGATGGTCCTTTTGAAACTTTTATTGGTACGGTAGAGGAAATAGATCAAGAAAAAAATAGATTAAAAGTTTCAGTTTCAATATTTGGTAAAGCAACCCCAATAGAACTAAATTTTAATCAAGTAAAGAAAAATGATTAA
- the secE gene encoding preprotein translocase subunit SecE, which translates to MFKEYKIYKFFEQVKQETHKVVWPTRKELVASTLVVVVAVFIFSLICLVLDYSIHNIMQLLLNIGK; encoded by the coding sequence ATGTTTAAAGAATATAAAATTTATAAGTTTTTTGAACAAGTTAAACAAGAAACTCATAAGGTAGTTTGGCCAACTAGAAAAGAGCTTGTTGCTTCAACATTAGTAGTGGTGGTAGCAGTTTTTATTTTTAGTTTAATTTGTTTGGTGCTTGATTATAGTATACATAATATAATGCAGCTTTTGCTTAATATTGGCAAGTAG
- the fusA gene encoding elongation factor G, with translation MSKINKLEHIRNIGICAHIDAGKTTTTERILYYTGKSHKIGEVHEGGATMDWMEQEQERGITITSAATTCRWKDKIINIIDTPGHVDFTIEVERSLRVLDGAVAVFDGVAGVEPQSETVWRQADKYNVPRMCFVNKMDRMGADFYRCVEMIKDRLGAKPVVIQLPVGIEENFKGIIDIVKMKAVIWKDESLGAEYFEEDIPSDMKDKAEEYRAKLLDMVVELDDTIMEKYLSGEEVTEEEIKRLIRKGTISAAFYPILCGSAFKNKGVQPLLDAVVDFLPSPIDIGIVKGMEVNIGEEKDFPISVTEPFSALAFKIMNDPFVGSLTFIRIYSGKIASGTTVINTVKNKREKIGRMLLMHANNREDVKEASAGDIVALAGLKDTTTGDTLSDADKQVILERMEFPEPVIELAVEPKSTADQEKMGLALSRLAAEDPSFRVSTDHETGQTVIKGMGELHLEIIIDRMRREFKVEANIGAPQVAYRETITKSCEIDYTHKKQSGGAGQFARVKIIFEPLKDVKDLKDEDKNKTFVFESKIVGGSVPKEYIPGVEKGLNNIRETGVIAGYPMIDFKATLIDGTFHDVDSSVLAFEIAAKAAFREGMPKGNPKLLEPIMKVEVITPDEYMGDIIGDLNSRRGQIQSMDPRGNAQVVTANVPLAEMFGYVNTLRSLSQGRSQFSMTFSHYDQVPSQVADIIKTKK, from the coding sequence ATGAGTAAAATAAACAAACTTGAGCATATTCGTAATATAGGTATATGCGCCCACATCGATGCCGGTAAGACTACAACTACCGAACGTATTTTATATTATACCGGTAAATCACATAAAATAGGTGAAGTTCATGAGGGTGGTGCTACCATGGACTGGATGGAACAGGAGCAGGAGCGTGGTATAACCATTACTTCGGCTGCTACTACCTGTAGATGGAAAGATAAGATAATCAATATTATCGATACTCCCGGACACGTCGACTTTACTATCGAAGTAGAGCGCTCGCTTCGCGTTCTTGACGGTGCAGTTGCAGTATTTGACGGCGTGGCAGGCGTTGAACCGCAGTCAGAAACGGTTTGGAGACAAGCAGATAAATATAACGTTCCTAGAATGTGTTTTGTTAATAAAATGGACAGAATGGGAGCGGATTTTTATAGATGCGTTGAAATGATCAAAGATCGTTTAGGAGCAAAACCGGTTGTTATTCAGTTACCTGTAGGAATTGAAGAGAATTTTAAAGGTATAATTGATATTGTTAAGATGAAAGCGGTGATTTGGAAAGATGAATCACTCGGAGCTGAGTATTTTGAAGAAGATATACCTTCTGATATGAAAGATAAAGCTGAAGAATATCGTGCTAAATTACTTGATATGGTTGTTGAGTTAGATGACACTATCATGGAAAAATATTTATCTGGTGAAGAAGTAACAGAAGAAGAGATTAAAAGATTAATCAGAAAAGGTACTATTTCAGCAGCTTTTTATCCGATTTTATGCGGTAGTGCTTTTAAAAATAAAGGAGTACAACCCTTACTTGATGCCGTAGTAGATTTTCTACCTTCGCCTATTGATATAGGTATAGTGAAAGGTATGGAAGTAAATATCGGTGAAGAAAAAGATTTTCCCATTTCAGTAACTGAGCCTTTCTCAGCTTTAGCATTTAAAATTATGAATGACCCGTTTGTCGGTTCATTAACTTTTATTAGAATATATTCAGGTAAAATTGCTTCAGGAACAACTGTTATTAATACCGTAAAGAATAAAAGAGAAAAAATCGGCAGAATGCTATTAATGCATGCTAATAACCGTGAAGACGTAAAAGAAGCGTCGGCAGGTGATATAGTAGCGTTAGCAGGGCTTAAAGATACTACTACGGGTGATACGTTATCTGATGCTGACAAGCAAGTAATCTTGGAAAGAATGGAATTTCCGGAACCGGTTATTGAGCTTGCGGTAGAGCCTAAATCAACAGCTGATCAAGAAAAAATGGGCTTAGCACTTTCTCGCTTAGCAGCAGAAGATCCGTCATTTAGAGTTTCAACAGATCATGAAACAGGACAAACAGTGATAAAAGGAATGGGGGAACTCCACTTAGAAATTATCATTGATCGTATGAGAAGAGAGTTTAAGGTTGAAGCAAATATCGGAGCTCCTCAAGTAGCATATCGTGAGACTATAACTAAGTCTTGTGAAATCGATTATACTCATAAGAAACAATCCGGTGGTGCAGGGCAATTTGCGCGTGTAAAAATTATTTTTGAACCTCTAAAAGATGTGAAAGATCTAAAGGATGAAGATAAAAACAAAACTTTTGTTTTTGAAAGTAAAATTGTCGGCGGATCAGTACCTAAAGAATATATTCCGGGTGTTGAAAAAGGATTGAATAATATTAGAGAAACCGGTGTCATTGCCGGATACCCTATGATTGACTTTAAAGCTACTTTGATTGATGGAACTTTCCATGATGTGGATTCTAGTGTACTTGCGTTTGAAATTGCTGCAAAGGCAGCATTTAGAGAAGGGATGCCGAAAGGTAATCCTAAATTACTTGAGCCGATTATGAAAGTTGAAGTTATCACTCCTGATGAATATATGGGTGATATTATAGGCGATTTAAATAGTCGTAGAGGGCAAATCCAAAGTATGGATCCAAGAGGAAATGCTCAGGTAGTTACCGCAAATGTTCCTTTAGCGGAAATGTTTGGTTATGTTAATACGCTTAGGTCTTTATCTCAAGGTAGATCTCAGTTTAGTATGACATTTTCTCACTATGATCAAGTACCGAGTCAGGTAGCTGATATTATTAAAACTAAAAAATAA
- the rpsG gene encoding 30S ribosomal protein S7 yields the protein MSRRHAAEKRVILPDMKYNSTLLSRFINNIMKEGKKVLAEKIVYSAFNKIEKKHRVDPYQTFNNAMHNVKPHLEVTSVRVGGANYQVPTHVDERRGYALASRWIINAASKRSEKMMIDKLAEELFEASNNRGVAIKKKEDTHKMAEANKAFSHFSPKKMK from the coding sequence ATGTCACGTCGTCATGCCGCGGAAAAGCGAGTAATTTTACCTGATATGAAATATAACAGCACTTTGCTGTCAAGATTTATCAATAATATTATGAAAGAAGGGAAGAAAGTTCTTGCAGAGAAAATTGTCTATTCAGCTTTTAATAAAATTGAAAAGAAGCATAGAGTTGATCCGTATCAAACCTTTAATAATGCTATGCATAACGTAAAGCCGCATTTAGAAGTAACTTCGGTTAGAGTGGGTGGAGCTAATTATCAAGTTCCGACTCATGTTGATGAAAGAAGGGGATATGCTCTTGCTAGCCGTTGGATTATTAATGCTGCGTCAAAACGTTCTGAAAAAATGATGATTGATAAACTTGCTGAAGAGTTGTTTGAAGCTTCTAATAACAGAGGCGTCGCCATTAAGAAGAAAGAAGATACTCATAAAATGGCTGAAGCTAACAAAGCCTTCTCTCATTTTAGCCCTAAAAAAATGAAATAA
- the rpsL gene encoding 30S ribosomal protein S12: MPTYNQLVRFGRKSKTRKTKSPALEANPFKSGVCLVVKTVTPKKPNSALRKIATVRLSNKRTVNAYIPGEKHSVKEHDRVLVRGGQVPDLPGVKYHIVLGAYDIAGVKGRKQGRSRYGAPRKQVAVTKK; the protein is encoded by the coding sequence ATGCCGACATATAATCAATTAGTACGTTTTGGAAGAAAGTCAAAAACTCGTAAGACCAAATCTCCTGCCCTAGAGGCTAATCCTTTTAAAAGTGGTGTTTGCTTAGTTGTAAAAACCGTTACCCCTAAAAAGCCTAACTCTGCACTTCGTAAGATTGCAACGGTGCGTTTAAGTAATAAAAGAACAGTAAATGCATATATTCCTGGTGAAAAGCATAGTGTAAAGGAGCATGACAGGGTGTTAGTAAGAGGTGGCCAAGTTCCTGATCTTCCAGGGGTGAAGTATCATATTGTACTCGGTGCTTATGATATTGCTGGAGTTAAAGGACGTAAGCAAGGTCGTTCACGTTATGGCGCTCCCCGTAAACAAGTTGCAGTTACAAAAAAATAA
- a CDS encoding amino acid ABC transporter permease, which yields MFEYLIKFYPKILFIVEGTLVTLKYSVIAVIFGLVIGMLLAICKVSKNRGIRFFADLYTSIFRGTPLLIQLSIIYFASPYIIGIKFSVFMAGAISFSLNSGAYVSEVIRAGINAIDKGQFEAAEALAIPRFLIMKDIILPQAVKNIFPSLVNELVNLIKESAIISMLGEMDLMRRAQVVSIETYNYFFPMFIAACCYYILVMLISFIAKIIEKK from the coding sequence ATGTTTGAATATTTAATAAAATTCTATCCTAAAATCCTTTTCATTGTAGAGGGGACTTTAGTTACTTTAAAATATAGCGTTATTGCCGTTATATTTGGTTTAGTGATAGGGATGTTACTGGCAATTTGCAAGGTAAGTAAGAATCGTGGTATAAGATTTTTTGCTGATTTGTATACTTCTATTTTTAGAGGAACACCTTTATTAATTCAGTTAAGTATTATTTATTTTGCATCGCCTTATATAATAGGTATTAAGTTTAGCGTGTTTATGGCAGGGGCCATTTCCTTTTCTCTTAATTCAGGCGCATATGTTTCCGAAGTAATCAGGGCGGGGATTAATGCAATCGATAAAGGTCAGTTTGAGGCAGCCGAGGCTCTTGCTATTCCAAGATTTTTAATAATGAAAGATATAATTTTACCGCAAGCAGTTAAAAATATTTTTCCCTCATTAGTAAATGAGCTTGTAAATTTAATTAAAGAATCAGCTATTATTTCTATGCTTGGTGAAATGGATTTAATGCGTAGAGCACAAGTTGTATCAATTGAAACATATAATTACTTTTTTCCAATGTTTATTGCTGCTTGCTGTTATTATATTTTAGTTATGTTAATCAGCTTTATAGCAAAAATAATTGAAAAAAAATGA